In the Flagellimonas sp. HMM57 genome, one interval contains:
- a CDS encoding MerR family transcriptional regulator — protein MHIDLPEKRYYGIGEVAKAFNVNTSLIRFWEKEFDVLQPKKNAKGNRKFTPQDIKNLQLIYHLVKERGFTLEGAKIHLREEKQKTLSNFEVVQKLQKVRAELLKIKEQL, from the coding sequence ATGCATATAGACCTTCCCGAAAAACGATATTACGGCATTGGCGAAGTGGCAAAAGCATTCAATGTGAACACCTCTTTGATTCGGTTTTGGGAAAAAGAGTTTGATGTACTTCAACCAAAAAAAAATGCCAAGGGCAATAGAAAATTCACTCCACAGGATATCAAAAATTTACAGTTGATCTATCACTTGGTCAAAGAACGAGGCTTTACCCTTGAAGGCGCAAAAATTCATTTAAGGGAAGAAAAACAAAAAACGCTTTCTAATTTTGAGGTCGTACAAAAATTACAGAAAGTAAGAGCTGAGCTTTTAAAAATCAAGGAACAACTTTGA